The Paraburkholderia hospita DNA segment ACCTGGAGATCTCCGATCCGTCGTGGCGCATCGCGACGCTGCGCTACTTCAACCCGGTGGGCGCACATGAAAGCGGCCTGATCGGCGAAGACCCGGGCGGCGTGCCGAACAACCTGATGCCGTATGTCGCGCAGGTCGCCGTCGGCAAGCTCGACAGGCTGCGCGTGTTCGGCGGCGATTACGCTACGCCGGACGGTACGGGCGTGCGCGACTACATTCATGTCGTCGATCTGGCGCGCGGACATATCGCGGCACTCGATGCGCTCGTCAAGCACGACGCGAGCTTCGTCGTCAATCTCGGCACAGGCCAGGGCTATAGCGTGCTTGACGTCGTGAAGGCGTTCGAGAAGGCGTCGGGCAAACCGGTGCCGTACGAGATCGTTGCACGCCGCCCCGGCGACGTCGCGCAGTGCTTCGCGAACCCGGCCAAGGCATCGGACGTGATCGGCTGGAAAGCACAATACGGCATCGAGCGCATGTGCACCGATCACTGGCGCTGGCAGGCGCAGAATCCGCGCGGATTCGAATGATGTCATCAGGCGCAGTGGGATGCGGGGTCGTGCCTGCATCCTGCTGGCTGATGGCTGACCGCTGACGGCTCTTGACTGTCTCTGCGGCGCCCCGTGTGGGATAAGCAGTTACCCGCGAGAAATGACATCCGCGACGAACGTTCGGCGATGCGGGACCGGGAGTTTCCCCGGCCCGCGTGCATAGCGCATCACCGGGTACCAACCGGATGTGCCGGAGCTTTGCAAGCGCCCCGAATGCTAGAGGGGTTGAATAGCTTTACCCGTTGAAAACCGGGAGCGAGTGATCTGATCGCAAGGCCAACGATATGGCGATCATGTTCCGCTCAGGCGAGCCTCTCGTGCAACCAGACGAGCCACCAGCGCCACATGGGCACCTGATAATAAAGCTGGGTGGTTGTGACGGACATACAGGTGGCGATCTCTACATATTTTCCTGCCACCATCCCGAACCTCGATTTCGGAATTTCGTCGCCTTCCCACTGGCACCACCAGCTTTTCGTATCGCTGACGGTGCAGAATGGAAAGCGCTGCTGTTCACCCGGGTCGTCCGCCCTCCAGTACGACACTGAATGCTGATCAACCAGAACCTTATAAGTCATTGGGGTATCGGTCTTTTCGTTGCCGGGGCAAACGCCGCTGACCGCCTTCCCATCGCAAGACAGCATGTAGACGGTCACTTCATTTCCAAACGGCAACCACGCGGCTAATCCGCTGGGGATAAGCCCAATGCCTAAGGCGATCACGAGAGAACCAACAAGTCGATTCATTGTGTAGACGCCTCCGTCCGGATGCCCGGCACCGAACAGACCGAGCCAGTCGCGCCCCACGAATTGAGAGGGATCGTAGCATGAGCGAGAAACCGCACAACCTGCTGGATGTGTGGAAGCGCACGTTCAATCCTGGAGAAGCGTGACGAGAATCCGCAGTATTGGAAGCCGGCTGGATGCGGCGATTGCCATACGCAGGATGGGCCCGCTTCGTGCGAGGAGCCCGGCCTATCGCACTGTCAATCTTTTCAAGCGAGGAAGCGAGGTGGGCCGAAATTCGCGCCTACAAGCAATCTGCCCCTTGTAGTGGCATGCCCACCTATTCGGCAGACGTCCCAAGATCGCTTCATGCGATCGGCTCACCTGACGCCGTGACTCCGATGGCGTCGTCAGTCTTTGTACTGGTCGGGGTGATGAATGACGGGACGTCCGACTAAATTAAGTGTTTTGCGAAAATTGACAATCAAACTTACGGAAAATACATAGCGCACCTCTAATAGACGATATGGGTGCCACCGCCCTTGCCCTATGCCGGCGAACGATGTCACACGAGCAATTCAACCTCCCGAGTCCTGCGTCGAATTGTCGTAACCGACTTGCCGAGCCTCATCCAACGCACGCCAGTCACTGCGTTTTCGACGTCGAGGTTTTTGTTCGTGCGATGGCGGCTCGTCGGTGTTCAGGGTGTTTCTGACCTGTTGCAGCAGGTCAATCGCGGTGCTGAGCACGAATTCGCAATCCTGATCGCATGTAGCATATTGGTCCACGCGGCAAAGCGGGCGGTCCTTTCGTCGCCCCTCCGTCTGCGAAGCGCTCGCCTTCTCATCGCGAGAAACCCGCTCTACGGTAAATCTCGTAGAGAAATCCTTCCAGTATCGAAGCCATTTGGCCTTTGTCCTGGCGTCTTTGGCTCGTTCCACGTGCGCATCGATCAAAACTTCGAATGGGTTGAGGTCCAGGATCATGGCGACAGCAAAACAGAGGTCGTCATCGAATACGCTTGTACCAAGCCGGTATCGGCTGATCGTACCTCGGGTGACTCCGAGGGCCTTCGATGCTGCATAGTCAGATTGCAATCCAAGTTCGACCTTGACCGCGTCGAGGTATTCAACAGTCGTTTGCACGATAGCCCCCTTTTCAAGCCGTTGGTAGCAGTTGTCTTATAGATC contains these protein-coding regions:
- the galE gene encoding UDP-glucose 4-epimerase GalE, yielding MTTKGTILVTGGAGFIGSHTCVELLNSDYDVVVIDNLVNSKRESIVRVEQITGRKVAFYEADVRDEAVLNAIFDKHPITGAIHFAALKAVGESVAKPLEYYRNNMDGLLVLLDVMRARNVKQFVFSSSATVYGVPKSSPIDESFPLSATNPYGQSKLIAEQILRDLEISDPSWRIATLRYFNPVGAHESGLIGEDPGGVPNNLMPYVAQVAVGKLDRLRVFGGDYATPDGTGVRDYIHVVDLARGHIAALDALVKHDASFVVNLGTGQGYSVLDVVKAFEKASGKPVPYEIVARRPGDVAQCFANPAKASDVIGWKAQYGIERMCTDHWRWQAQNPRGFE